AAATTTACTCGCATCAGTTAAGCCATTATCACCAAAGAATTTAACGGTAGTAGTTGGTGCTAATAAGGATGAGGTAATCCAACATCTTGCAAAGATTTCACCTGAGGCAAAAACTGTATTTCAGGAAAAAAGAGATGGCACGGGCAGTGCTACCCAGTTAGCATTGGCTGAACATAAAGGTGATGGCACAGTTTTAGTTTTGGCAGGTGATACCCCACTGCTAACCAATCAAACCCTAAGTGAATTTATCCAGGTTCATAATGATGGAAAAAACATTGCTTCAGTATTAACCGCCCTGCAGCCAGATCCTACCGGTTATGGCCGAGTAATCAGAGCATCTGATGATCAAATACTAAAGATTGTTGAAGAAAAAGATGCAACCGAGGAAGAAAAAGAGATTGATGAGATTAATACCGGTGTTTACCTATTTGATCTAGCGGTATTACGTGAGGAAATAAAAAATCTTAAAAATAACAACGCTCAAAAGGAGCTATACCTAACTGATGTTATTAGCTTAATAAATTCAAGTGGGAAGAAATCCCATGCAATATTGTCCAATGATTACAGTGAAACTTTAGGAATTAATGATCGTACCCAATTAGCGCAGTGCGCAGCGATTATGCGAGATCGAATTAATTCTGAGCATATGTTAAATGGTGTGACTATTTTGGATCCAACCACAACCTGGATTGATCATGGTGTGAAGATTGAAGCAGATGTTGTTATTTACCCAGGGTCATCAATAACTGGTGAGAGTGACATTAAATCAGAGGCGGTTATTGGACCACGCACCACACTTAATTCTTGTGTAGTGGAGGAAGGCGCGAAAGTTGTTGAATCTAATTGCACTGAGTCTGTTATTGGAAAAGGCGCCAAGGTTGGCCCATTTACATACCTACGTAAAGGAAGCGTCCTAAAGGATGAGAGTAAGGCAGGCTCATTTGTTGAGATTAAAAATTCAACGATTGGAGCTAAATCAAAGGTTGCCCACCTTTCATATGTTGGTGATGCGCAAATCGGAGTCGAGAGCAATATTGGCGCAGCCACCATCTTTGTTAATTATGATGGCGAGAATAAACATAAAACTAAGGTTGGCGATCATGTAAGAATTGGTAGCGACACCATGTTGGTCGCACCAGTAAGTGTGGGAGACGGTGCCTATACGGCTGCTGGATCAGTGATCAATGAGGATGTGCCAGCAGGTGCGATTGGAATTGGTCGCGCTCGCCAGGTAAATATCTTGGGCTGGGTACTTAAAAAACGAAAAGATAGTAAATCAGCAGCAGCGGCAAAAAAGGCTGGGGCAAAAGAGTAAGTAGTTTCTAGTAGAGTTAACCTAGATTCACCACAGTGAGGGGGAAGCTAAACTGAACGAGATTCGCTTATCCTCCGAGAAAAGTTTGCGCCTATTTTCAGGACGCGCCTATCCAGAGTTAGCAGATGAGGTTGCCGCCGAACTTGGCATCCCAATCACACCAACATCAGCTTATGACTTTGCCAATGGTGAAATATTTATCAGATTTGAAGAGAGCGTTCGCGGCAGTGATGCCTTCGTATTACAAAGCCATAGTGCGCCGGTAAATAAACAAATCATGGAGCAGTTAATTATGGTCGATGCGTTAAAGCGAGCATCGGCAAAGCGAATTACCGTTGTTCTACCATTTTATGGTTATGCCAGGCAAGATAAAAAACATCGTGGACGTGAACCAATCTCTGCCAGATTAATGGCTGATCTATTTAAGACTGCTGGAGCTGATCGATTAATGTGTGTAGATCTTCACACATCTCAAATCCAAGGATTCTTTGATGGCCCAGTTGATCACCTATTCGCACTTCCATTGTTAACAAATTATGTTGGTAGCAAAGTTGATCGCAAGAACTTAGTAATTGTTTCCCCAGACTCAGGCCGAGTAAGAGTTGCAGAAAGATGGAGTGAGTTACTAGGTGGCTGCAGTATTGCCTTTATTCATAAAACTCGTGATCCAAGAATTCCTAATGAGACAACTGTTGGAAAAGTTGTTGGTGATGTTAAAGGCATGACCTGCGTGGTTA
The Candidatus Nanopelagicus limnes DNA segment above includes these coding regions:
- a CDS encoding ribose-phosphate diphosphokinase translates to MNEIRLSSEKSLRLFSGRAYPELADEVAAELGIPITPTSAYDFANGEIFIRFEESVRGSDAFVLQSHSAPVNKQIMEQLIMVDALKRASAKRITVVLPFYGYARQDKKHRGREPISARLMADLFKTAGADRLMCVDLHTSQIQGFFDGPVDHLFALPLLTNYVGSKVDRKNLVIVSPDSGRVRVAERWSELLGGCSIAFIHKTRDPRIPNETTVGKVVGDVKGMTCVVIDDMIDTAGTVTKAVDALIDAGAKDVIIAATHAVLSGPAIDRLKKSRVSEVVVTNTLPIAEENRFDNLTVLSIAPLLGRAIKEVFEDGSVTSLFDGHS
- the glmU gene encoding bifunctional UDP-N-acetylglucosamine diphosphorylase/glucosamine-1-phosphate N-acetyltransferase GlmU produces the protein MSKLSLVIVLAAGDSKRMKSKQSKVLHKIAGRSVIENLLASVKPLSPKNLTVVVGANKDEVIQHLAKISPEAKTVFQEKRDGTGSATQLALAEHKGDGTVLVLAGDTPLLTNQTLSEFIQVHNDGKNIASVLTALQPDPTGYGRVIRASDDQILKIVEEKDATEEEKEIDEINTGVYLFDLAVLREEIKNLKNNNAQKELYLTDVISLINSSGKKSHAILSNDYSETLGINDRTQLAQCAAIMRDRINSEHMLNGVTILDPTTTWIDHGVKIEADVVIYPGSSITGESDIKSEAVIGPRTTLNSCVVEEGAKVVESNCTESVIGKGAKVGPFTYLRKGSVLKDESKAGSFVEIKNSTIGAKSKVAHLSYVGDAQIGVESNIGAATIFVNYDGENKHKTKVGDHVRIGSDTMLVAPVSVGDGAYTAAGSVINEDVPAGAIGIGRARQVNILGWVLKKRKDSKSAAAAKKAGAKE